In Neoarius graeffei isolate fNeoGra1 chromosome 17, fNeoGra1.pri, whole genome shotgun sequence, a single window of DNA contains:
- the polr1g gene encoding CD3e molecule, epsilon associated protein, whose product MAQNIPSSSSQEKNERVSRYECPADFVPLEYSCRKKCVLQRGENTELWLIKAPARFNPSSLENLKMSLSGMEMIQSTDASPQIYSVLSSRSGPADLHFLTSSGNKQNTSLCASGFAGILNISESYGDCSGNQSPIPVPAAPAPSIPPGLKQRFQPFGSSTAAHMFQSTTTTSLLPPKKIKLQSEETEEQSKKKKKKKKKKEKHNMERTVEVAHIKQEKTSYEYGELQVPEPVVEAGTAERKKKKIKKKKGMMTQDEVASDGSLVVKQEPVDTYFGNIESPVKKIKKKKKKKEEA is encoded by the exons ATGGCGCAAAACATACCGTCATCCAGTTCACAGGAAAAGAATgagagag TTTCTAGATACGAGTGTCCTGCAGACTTTGTGCCTCTTGAGTACAGCTGCAGAAAGAAATGCGTGTTACAGAGAGGAGAAAACACAGAGCTGTGGCTCATTAAAGCTCCAGCTCGCTTCAACCCCAGCAG CCTGGAAAATTTGAAAATGTCCTTATCAGGCATGGAGATGATTCAGTCTACTGATGCGTCTCCTCAGATCTACAGTGTTCTCTCGAGCCGCTCAGGCCCTGCTGACCTCCATTTTCTCACCTCCAGTGGTAACAAACAAAATACATCTCTCTGTGCTTCTGGCTTTGCTGGAATCCTCAATATCAGTGAAAGTTATGGGGACTGCAGTGGGAATCAGAGCCCTATTCCTGTCCCAGCAGCCCCTGCACCAAGTATCCCACCAGGTCTGAAGCAGCGCTTCCAGCCCTTTGGCAGCTCTACAGCTGCTCACATGTTTCAGAGCACTACCACGACCTCTCTTTTACCACCAAAGAAAATAAAGCTGCAGTCCGAAGAGACTGAAGAACAgagtaaaaagaaaaagaagaagaagaagaagaaagagaagCACAACATGGAGAGGACTGTTGAAGTGGCCCACATTAAGCAGGAAAAAACATCTTATGAATATGGTGAGCTGCAAGTCCCAGAGCCAGTGGTGGAAGCTGGTACAgcagagagaaagaagaaaaagattaAGAAAAAGAAGGGAATGATGACACAGGATGAGGTGGCTAGTGATGGCAGTTTGGTAGTCAAACAGGAACCAGTGGACACATACTTTGGTAACATTGAGAGCCCTGTGAAAAAgataaaaaagaagaagaagaagaaggaggaagcATAA